The nucleotide sequence ACCTTTTAATTATTCTTCGTCGTCTTCAACTTCAATAGTAGCTTCAACTGTTTCTTCTTCTACTTCTTTAGGGATTTCTTTGTTTAAGATAACGTATGCACCGATAGTAGCAACGTCTTCGAATAAAATGCCAATTTCATCTTTAGAGAAGAGATTTTTTTGTAAAGTTAAAGTAAGACCGGTGATTGCACCAGATTCTGGGTCGAAATCAACGTCATCAACTTTTCCTACTTCATATGCGTTTTTATCTAATACAGTACAACCTAATAATTCTTTTACTTTCATTTTTTCACCTTCTAAAAAAGTTATCTATATTTATAAATATAAATCATTAAGTATTTAAATAAAACCTATATATAAAATTAACTATTAAATCAGGTAGTGAAAAAATGGAAAATGCATGTCGGATAATTATAAATGACATTTTAGATGGAAAAATATCTACTCGACGGGAACTTGAAGTTGAAAAAAGACAGCTTTGTCGTGATTTAAAACTTTCAAAGTTCATGAGCAATGCAGATATTCTAAGATATGCAAAACCCGAAGAAAAAGAACTTGTTTCAGGAATTTTAAAGAAAAAACCTACAAGGACAATGTCCGGAGTTGCAATTGTTGCCGTGATGTGCCATCCGCATAAATGCCCTCATGGAAGATGCCTATACTGTCCTGAAAGCGATATCGCTCCTCCAAGCTATACCGGAGAGGAGCCTGCGGCACTTAGAGGCAGAATGTATGAATTTCATCCATATGTCCAATGCTTCAACAGACTGAAACAGTTAAAGCAAATCGGACATCCTATCGATAAGGTGGAGCTAATAATAATGGGCGGAACATTCCCTTCAAGAGATTTATGTTATCAGGAATGGTTCGTTTCACAATGCCTGAAGGCAATGACTGATTTCGGATTAATAATTGAAAATAAACCAACTAATTTTGAGTATAATCTTGATCATGATGAAATAAGAGGCTTTGAAAATGGAGTGCTGAAAGCATATCCTCCAAATGATTATGTCCTGATAAGCGATGTTCAAAAGGCAAATGAAAATTCCAAGGTAAGATGTGTTGGAATGACATTTGAAACAAGACCGGATTACTGTAAAAAAGACCACATCAATAGAATGCTGGACTTTGGAGTAACACGAGTTGAACTGGGAGTTCAAACATTGTCCGATGAACTGTACAGGAAAATTAAAAGGGGACATACAATAGCTGACGTTATTGAATCCAATCAGCTCTTAAGAGATTCCGCCATAAAGGTGGCCATGCATATGATGCCGGGATTATTCGCCGATGAAAAACAGGACTTGAAAATGTTTAAAAAGCTGTTTAGCGATGATAACTTCAAACCTGACATGCTTAAAATTTACCCATGCCTTGTAACAAAAGGCAGCGAATTATATGACATGTGGATTAACGGAGAATACGAACCGTACAGTGATGAGGAAGCTGTGGAATTAATAGCTAAAGTTAAGGAAATTCTTCCGAAATGGGTTAGAACCATGAGAATTCAAAGAGATATCCCTTCAACACTGATTGAAGCGGGCGTTAAAAAATCCAATTTGGGGGAACTCGTCTACAATAAACTGGAAGAAAAGCATGTCAACTGCAAATGTATCAGATGCCGTGAAATAGGTCATAAGAAAACTTCAAGGGAATATGAATTAAACGATTTTGAGCTTTTCAACGAGAAATACAATGCATGCAACGGTGAAGAAAATTTCATTTCATTTGAAGACGTCAATGAGGAAAGTATTGCTGGATTTTTAAGATTGCGTTTTCCTTCAAAAGATCATTTCCGCCAGGAAATTACAGACAAGACATCTCTTGTTAGGGAATTGCATGTTTATGGAAACATGATAAAAATAGGAGATAAAAACC is from Methanobrevibacter sp. and encodes:
- a CDS encoding PRC-barrel domain-containing protein, whose product is MKVKELLGCTVLDKNAYEVGKVDDVDFDPESGAITGLTLTLQKNLFSKDEIGILFEDVATIGAYVILNKEIPKEVEEETVEATIEVEDDEE
- a CDS encoding tRNA uridine(34) 5-carboxymethylaminomethyl modification radical SAM/GNAT enzyme Elp3, translated to MENACRIIINDILDGKISTRRELEVEKRQLCRDLKLSKFMSNADILRYAKPEEKELVSGILKKKPTRTMSGVAIVAVMCHPHKCPHGRCLYCPESDIAPPSYTGEEPAALRGRMYEFHPYVQCFNRLKQLKQIGHPIDKVELIIMGGTFPSRDLCYQEWFVSQCLKAMTDFGLIIENKPTNFEYNLDHDEIRGFENGVLKAYPPNDYVLISDVQKANENSKVRCVGMTFETRPDYCKKDHINRMLDFGVTRVELGVQTLSDELYRKIKRGHTIADVIESNQLLRDSAIKVAMHMMPGLFADEKQDLKMFKKLFSDDNFKPDMLKIYPCLVTKGSELYDMWINGEYEPYSDEEAVELIAKVKEILPKWVRTMRIQRDIPSTLIEAGVKKSNLGELVYNKLEEKHVNCKCIRCREIGHKKTSREYELNDFELFNEKYNACNGEENFISFEDVNEESIAGFLRLRFPSKDHFRQEITDKTSLVRELHVYGNMIKIGDKNPTIGQHTGFGEKLLKEAENLSIDKGYEEMAIISGIGSRNYYRKFGYEKVGPYMIKKIA